The following proteins are co-located in the Syntrophorhabdaceae bacterium genome:
- a CDS encoding TCP-1/cpn60 chaperonin family protein: MAKEIKYDQNVREALLKGVNALADAVKVTLGPKGRNVILEKSFGSPTVTKDGVTVAKEIELEDRFENMGAQMVKEVASKTSDVAGDGTTTATVLAQAIYREGAKLV; this comes from the coding sequence ATGGCTAAAGAGATAAAGTACGATCAGAATGTACGGGAGGCGCTTTTAAAGGGCGTCAACGCACTGGCGGATGCCGTAAAGGTGACCCTCGGCCCTAAGGGGCGTAATGTCATCCTGGAAAAATCATTCGGCTCACCGACAGTAACAAAGGACGGGGTTACCGTTGCCAAGGAGATCGAGCTTGAGGACAGGTTCGAGAATATGGGAGCCCAGATGGTAAAAGAAGTGGCAAGCAAGACAAGCGATGTCGCCGGTGACGGAACAACCACGGCAACTGTCCTTGCGCAGGCCATCTACAGAGAAGGCGCAAAACTCGTT
- the groES gene encoding co-chaperone GroES, translating into MKIKPLYDRILVKRIEEEEKTKGGIIIPDAAKEKPQEGVVVAVGDGKILDNGQKAALQVKAGDKILFGKYSGTEIKIDGEEHLILREDDVFAILND; encoded by the coding sequence ATGAAGATCAAACCATTATACGACAGGATCCTTGTGAAGAGAATCGAAGAGGAGGAAAAGACGAAGGGAGGTATCATTATTCCTGATGCTGCAAAGGAAAAACCGCAGGAAGGCGTGGTCGTTGCGGTAGGCGACGGCAAAATCCTCGATAACGGGCAAAAGGCGGCATTACAGGTGAAGGCTGGCGACAAGATACTGTTTGGCAAGTATTCTGGCACAGAGATTAAGATTGATGGTGAGGAACACCTTATCCTCAGAGAAGATGATGTTTTTGCCATCTTGAACGATTAA